A single region of the Anaerostipes rhamnosivorans genome encodes:
- the bioB gene encoding biotin synthase BioB: MLKDLTERILSGGEVFFETEDLKILMDSDLTELCRSADRLRKYFCGDHGDLCTIINGKSGRCSEDCRFCAQSSYHQTRAEEYAFLPAAEIIKDCKAQEQKGVHRYSIVTAGKSIGGDDFLKALEAYRGMSAQSSLSLCASHGLLSHEAFLKLKENGVNRYHCNLETSRRFFPQVCSTHTYDDKIENIQRAKKAGLEICSGGIIGMGETMEDRISMALDLAGLKVDSIPINVLTPIPGTPLENRQRLKEEEILRTVAVFRFLNPKAEIRLAAGRNVMEENGRKAFLSGANGAITGDMLTTSGNKTEGDRQLLIQLGYTLN; encoded by the coding sequence AACAGAGGATCTGAAGATCTTGATGGATTCGGATCTGACAGAGCTGTGCCGTTCGGCAGACAGGTTGAGGAAGTATTTCTGTGGAGATCACGGAGATCTGTGTACGATCATTAACGGAAAAAGCGGAAGGTGCAGCGAAGACTGCAGGTTCTGCGCACAATCCTCCTATCATCAGACTAGGGCAGAAGAATATGCCTTTTTGCCCGCAGCTGAAATTATAAAGGATTGTAAAGCGCAGGAGCAGAAGGGGGTGCACCGTTATTCTATCGTGACTGCGGGAAAAAGCATTGGCGGAGATGATTTTTTAAAAGCTTTGGAAGCATACCGTGGCATGTCTGCACAGAGCAGCCTTTCCTTGTGCGCTTCCCATGGACTTTTATCGCATGAAGCTTTTTTAAAGCTAAAGGAAAACGGAGTTAACCGGTACCATTGTAATCTGGAAACCTCCAGAAGGTTTTTCCCTCAGGTCTGTTCTACACATACATATGACGATAAGATAGAGAATATTCAAAGGGCAAAGAAAGCGGGCCTTGAGATCTGTTCTGGAGGAATCATCGGTATGGGGGAGACAATGGAGGACAGGATATCCATGGCTCTTGACCTGGCAGGACTGAAAGTGGATTCGATTCCCATCAATGTACTCACCCCGATCCCGGGAACCCCTTTGGAAAATCGGCAGAGGCTTAAGGAAGAAGAAATTCTCCGAACTGTTGCTGTCTTCCGGTTTTTAAACCCAAAAGCGGAGATCCGTCTGGCGGCAGGACGCAATGTGATGGAGGAAAACGGAAGGAAAGCATTTCTATCCGGGGCCAACGGAGCCATAACGGGGGACATGCTCACCACGTCGGGAAATAAGACAGAGGGAGACAGACAATTATTGATCCAGCTTGGATATACATTAAACTAG